AGCAGATGGTAGATCTGCAGGTGCGTACCCATGGATTGAAAAGAAGTTTATTCCAAAGCAGGCAGGAAATCGAAAAGAAGATCGATCTGTCTGATGAGCCGGCGAAATTATTGATGGAACTTGAATACAAAGGAAGGAAAACAATTCTCAGAACCTTTACCGACAATAGAAATATCTGGCCCACACAAATGAATGTTGCCGGAGCAATACGCAAACTGGTAAGAGACTCCATTCCCCGGATAGTATTCAGTACAGGGCATTTCGAAAGAAGTCCCTGGAAATACGGAGAACGGGAGTATGCTATGCATACAGCTTATAAAGAAGCTGGCAAAGCGCTGGTGAATACCGGAGTAAAGGTTGATTCCATTTCTCTCATGGAAAAAGTTCCGTTGCCGGGTTCAGATGTACTGGTGATAGCAGATCCAAAATCTGCGCTGAGTGCAATTGAACAGGAAAGGGTAATGGATTTTCTGAACCGGGGAGGAAATGCGTTATTGTATGCTGAACCGGGCAAGCAGGAAATACTGAACCCGCTACTGAACCGCATTGGAGTGAACATAGAACCTGGCGTATTAATGAACTTCAATATCAATACCAGTCCGGTTGATGTAAGAAATGAGCTCAATACAGCAGGAAACGCCATGGCCAGGGAAGAAGAAATGCAACGACACTTTCTCAAAAAGAAGCGTTCTGCTGCAGGTTTATTCAATAGTGCTGCCGAGCTTTCCTGGAAAGAGATCGATGGGTTTACAATAACGCCTGTATCTGTTTTTGAAGGTAATCAGAAAGTGTGGCGGGAAAATGGATATCTTGGTCTGGACTCTGCGCTCGCTACTTTTTCTGATGCTGAAGGCGATGTGATGAAAGATGGATATCCGATGGCGCTCAAACTGAGCCGTACTGTCAATGGAAAAGAACAAAGGATTGTTGTGGCAGGTGATGCAGACTTTATGTCTCTTAAGAATCACAGTGGATTTACTATCGGCGTTGGATTCTATAGCTGGTTGATGAATAATGAATACCCTGTTTACAGAACCGTGCATTTCAAAACAGATAAGTTTCTCACGATCGGGAGGAAGACCGGCAATTTGCTCTGGAATGTTTATGTGTATATACTGCCGGCAATATTATTACTGACCGGATTGATATTGGTGATCAGAAGATCGAGAAAATAATCTAAGTAAAAAGCAGGAGTTGTTGCTCCTGCTTTTTTTAGTTTTTCAGCATCTCCAGTATTCCTTCATTCCTGATGATCATCATGCCCTGCCTGTCTTCCGTGATGCCTTCTTCCAAAATATACGTGTACTTTGGCCTGGCGCCATCCATGATGGTAGGCATGAACCTGAATTGGATATTCTCCGTTTCCTTCAATGCTTCGCCTACTTCGATGATATGGGTGGAGACAATGAACAAACACTCCTGGTATTCTGCAAAAGCCTCTGTTACTGCAAGCGTTCCATCATAGGCATCTTTCACATTGGTGCCTTTGAATAGTTCATCGAACATCAATAATAATCTTTTTCCACTGCTGGCCGCATCGGCGGCTTGTTTTACGCGCACTACTTCCGCATAGAAATGGCTGTAACCAAGCCCGATATTGTCAGCTACGTTGATGGAGGAATACATTCCTTCGCGCACAGAAAATTCAAA
This portion of the Pseudobacter ginsenosidimutans genome encodes:
- a CDS encoding ABC transporter permease subunit, with the protein product MKIIFKIARAELRHLFYSPIAWVVIVLFFVITGMGFVSSLKELARIQEVSMENSAGFEGFFDGLTLKLFMSSIGNALSYFYLFIPLLTMGTISREHNTGTMKLLFSSPLRVRELVLGKYFGLLVFNFILLCSIGLLLLTGALSIKDADYPIYLSSLLGFFLLSNTYLAIGMFISSLTQYQIMAGIITYLVFAILGMADKFGQQYDLVRDLTYFLSLSGRVDFMILGLITSRNVCYYLLIIAMFIGFTMIKLRSLQESKKWTVSFTRYSVLSAIILFAGYFTSRPGAVAYWDVTRHNDNTIDSTTQAVLRELDGSPVTVTLYTNLLDKKVREGLPENRNKYLWGFWENYLRFYPNMKFRFEYYYKLDDNSFFKEMYPGRTVEQMVDLQVRTHGLKRSLFQSRQEIEKKIDLSDEPAKLLMELEYKGRKTILRTFTDNRNIWPTQMNVAGAIRKLVRDSIPRIVFSTGHFERSPWKYGEREYAMHTAYKEAGKALVNTGVKVDSISLMEKVPLPGSDVLVIADPKSALSAIEQERVMDFLNRGGNALLYAEPGKQEILNPLLNRIGVNIEPGVLMNFNINTSPVDVRNELNTAGNAMAREEEMQRHFLKKKRSAAGLFNSAAELSWKEIDGFTITPVSVFEGNQKVWRENGYLGLDSALATFSDAEGDVMKDGYPMALKLSRTVNGKEQRIVVAGDADFMSLKNHSGFTIGVGFYSWLMNNEYPVYRTVHFKTDKFLTIGRKTGNLLWNVYVYILPAILLLTGLILVIRRSRK